Proteins from a genomic interval of Gopherus evgoodei ecotype Sinaloan lineage chromosome 7, rGopEvg1_v1.p, whole genome shotgun sequence:
- the LOC115655483 gene encoding LOW QUALITY PROTEIN: homeobox protein vent1-like (The sequence of the model RefSeq protein was modified relative to this genomic sequence to represent the inferred CDS: deleted 2 bases in 1 codon) gives MGEAAFSVDLPAQPASEEQRPGGRPHICCVPPPRAPTCFSRSPHLAKAKPREGAAAGGQLHPSSLGREELEDIKPQELPNDRASPAPEGGWVSADESSGYESESAASCIPFSPGEDEPQQRRARTAFTQEQVGKLEKTFKRQKYVGAAERRKLAAALQLSEIQVKTWFQNRRMKLKRQIQDHHHNLISSDPFYDYKQRTPPNMLQDYSRYPSPQQQRLLPFPPNCALQFNSSSQIYEAQNPSYPLRARDLPFFHQHFLPQFCPSIYTEQNGKQTI, from the exons ATGGGTGAGGCCGCCTTCTCCGTGGACTtgccggcccagcctgccagcgaGGAGCAAAGGCCAGGGGGCAGGCCGCACATCTGCTGCGTCCCTCCTCCGCGGGCCCCCACCTGCTTCAGCCGGAGTCCCCACCTGGCCAAAGCAAAGCCCAGAGAGGGAGCCGCTGCCGGGGGCCAGCTCCACCCCAGCAGCCTGGGCCGAGAGGAGCTGGAAGACATCAAACCCCAGGAGCTGCCCAACGACCGAGCAAGTCCCG CTCCCGAGGGCGGCTGGGTGAGCGCGGACGAGTCTTCCGGGTACGAGAGCGAAAGCGCCGCCTCCTGCATCCCATTCTCGCCGGGGGAGGACGAGCCCCAGCAGCGCAGGGCGCGGACCGCCTTCACCCAGGAGCAGGTCGGCAAGCTGGAGAAAACCTTCAAGCGGCAGAAGTACGTGGGGGCGGCGGAGAGGAGGAAGCTGGCGGCCGCTCTTCAGCTGTCCGAGATTCAG gtCAAAACCTGGTTCCAGAATCGCAGGATGAAACTTAAGAGGCAAATACAAGACCACCATCATAATCTCATATCTTCAGATCCCTTCTATGACTATAAGCAAAGGACCCCACCAAATATGTTACAGGATTATTCCCGCTATCCTAGTCCACAGCAACAAAGACTTCTGCCTTTTCCTCCTAATTGTGCTTTACAGTTCAATTCTTCCTCTCAAATATATGAGGCCCAAAACCCATCATACCCCCTTAGGGCACGTGATCTGCCTTTTTTCCACCAACACTTTCTACCACAATTC TGTCCATCCATTTATACAGaacaaaatggaaaacaaacaatttaa